NNNNNNNNNNNNNNNNNNNNNNNNNNNNNNNNNNNNNNNNNNNNNNNNNNNNNNNNNNNNNNNNNNNNNNNNNNNNNNNNNNNNNNNNNNNNNNNNNNNNNNNNNNNNNNNNNNNNNNNNNNNNNNNNNNNNNNNNNNNNNNNNNNNNNNNNNNNNNNNNNNNNNNNNNNNNNNNNNNNNNNNNNNNNNNNNNNNNNNNNNNNNNNNNNNNNNNNNNNNNNNNNNNNNNNNNNNNNNNNNNNNNNNNNNNNNNNNNNNNNNNNNNNNNNNNNNNNNNNNNNNNNNNNNNNNNNNNNNNNNNNNNNNNNNNNNNNNNNNNNNNNNNNNNNNNNNNNNNNNNNNNNNNNNNNNNNNNNNNNNNNNNNNNNNNNNNNNNNNNNNNNNNNNNNNNNNNNNNNNNNNNNNNNNNNNNNNNNNNNNNNNNNNNNNNNNNNNNNNNNNNNNNNNNNNNNNNNNNNNNNNNNNNNNNNNNNNNNNNNNNNNNNNNNNNNNNNNNNNNNNNNNNNNNNNNNNNNNNNNNNNNNNNNNNNNNNNNNNNNNNNNNNNNNNNNNNNNNNNNNNNNNNNNNNNNNNNNNNNNNNNNNNNNNNNNNNNNNNNNNNNNNNNNNNNNNNNNNNNNNNNNNNNNNNNNNNNNNNNNNNNNNNNNNNNNNNNNNNNNNNNNNNNNNNNNNNNNNNNNNNNNNNNNNNNNNNNNNNNNNNNNNNNNNNNNNNNNNNNNNNNNNNNNNNNNNNNNNNNNNNNNNNNNNNNNNNNNNNNNNNNNNNNNNNNNNNNNNNNNNNNNNNNNNNNNNNNNNNNNNNNNNNNNNNNNNNNNNNNNNNNNNNNNNNNNNNNNNNNNNNNNNNNNNNNNNNNNNNNNNNNNNNNNNNNNNNNNNNNNNNNNNNNNNNNNNNNNNNNNNNNNNNNNNNNNNNNNNNNNNNNNNNNNNNNNNNNNNNNNNNNNNNNNNNNNNNNNNNNNNNNNNNNNNNNNNNNNNNNNNNNNNNNNNNNNNNNNNNNNNNNNNNNNNNNNNNNNNNNNNNNNNNNNNNNNNNNNNNNNNNNNNNNNNNNNNNNNNNNNNNNNNNNNNNNNNNNNNNNNNNNNNNNNNNNNNNNNNNNNNNNNNNNNNNNNNNNNNNNNNNNNNNNNNNNNNNNNNNNNNNNNNNNNNNNNNNNNNNNNNNNNNNNNNNNNNNNNNNNNNNNNNNNNNNNNNNNNNNNNNNNNNNNNNNNNNNNNNNNNNNNNNNNNNNNNNNNNNNNNNNNNNNNNNNNNNNNNNNNNNNNNNNNNNNNNNNNNNNNNNNNNNNNNNNNNNNNNNNNNNNNNNNNNNNNNNNNNNNNNNNNNNNNNNNNNNNNNNNNNNNNNNNNNNNNNNNNNNNNNNNNNNNNNNNNNNNNNNNNNNNNNNNNNNNNNNNNNNNNNNNNNNNNNNNNNNNNNNNNNNNNNNNNNNNNNNNNNNNNNNNNNNNNNNNNNNNNNNNNNNNNNNNNNNNNNNNNNNNNNNNNNNNNNNNNNNNNNNNNNNNNNNNNNNNNNNNNNNNNNNNNNNNNNNNNNNNNNNNNNNNNNNNNNNNNNNNNNNNNNNNNNNNNNNNNNNNNNNNNNNNNNNNNNNNNNNNNNNNNNNNNNNNNNNNNNNNNNNNNNNNNNNNNNNNNNNNNNNNNNNNNNNNNNNNNNNNNNNNNNNNNNNNNNNNNNNNNNNNNNNNNNNNNNNNNNNNNNNNNNNNNNNNNNNNNNNNNNNNNNNNNNNNNNNNNNNNNNNNNNNNNNNNNNNNNNNNNNNNNNNNNNNNNNNNNNNNNNNNNNNNNNNNNNNNNNNNNNNNNNNNNNNNNNNNNNNNNNNNNNNNNNNNNNNNNNNNNNNNNNNNNNNNNNNNNNNNNNNNNNNNNNNNNNNNNNNNNNNNNNNNNNNNNNNNNNNNNNNNNNNNNNNNNNNNNNNNNNNNNNNNNNNNNNNNNNNNNNNNNNNNNNNNNNNNNNNNNNNNNNNNNNNNNNNNNNNNNNNNNNNNNNNNNNNNNNNNNNNNNNNNNNNNNNNNNNNNNNNNNNNNNNNNNNNNNNNNNTGGGGGGGGGGAGTGCACAGAGGGACGGACGGACGCTGTGCACGgcacggggatggggacggTGCCGCAGGGGGGAGAGAGTGCacggatggacagacggacggCACACAGGGGACAGGGACGGTgccacagggatggggacggcGTTATAGGAAGGAGAGCGCCTGGAAGGACAGATGGATGCAGACAGAGGGACAGCACACATGGCATGGGCTGGGGGGGACAGGGAcagtgctgctggggggcagTCGGACAGAGGGAGCAAACGCGTTGGGTGGGCACTGAGTGCAGACAGACGGACACGGACGGATGTCACCGACACACGGATGGAGAGGGGACACgtgagggcagagcagcctggaggcaccagacagacagacggacaaAGGGACGGACAGGAGATGCATACGCACGGCGGCCACAGGGGGAAACGGTGCGTGCCACGTGGACGGCCAGACAAACGGACACGGCACAAAGCCCGGGGcgcagctggggctgccctgaCCCCGTGGGGCACACACAGTTGTGGGGCTGCACCAGGACCCCTGGGGAGGGCGGGACCCCCACGCCCTGGGGACACCTCCTCCAGACCCAGCCCCACGTCCAGCAGAGCGAGCGTGGCTCTGGGTGTGCATGAGCCTTGtgcacacgtgtgtgtgtgtgtgtgtgtgtgtgtgcatgcccCGTGTGCGCGTGCTCGGGCGCTCACCTTCGGAGGGGTCGAGGCGCCGTGCCCGCCGCCCGTGCTTGGAGTTGTTGTGCACGAACATGTTGTCGGACACGGCCAGCACGTGGCCGTCCACGCTCACCGTCGTCGACACCACcacctggggggggggggggaagcaggGTCAGGGCCCCCCCCGTGGGGATGGGGGCCTCCCCGTGCCCCCGAGCAGCCCAGCGCCGCCTCCAGCCTCACACACGCGCGTGCAAGCACAAAGCTCTGGTTGTGCGCGCACGCGCGCGTGCACACACGTCCATTTTGCGCACTTGTCCACGCGTGCACACGCTTCTGCATTTGCacgtgtgtgtgcgtgcgtgcACCAAGGGAGGGGGTGAGCGCGTGTGCACCTGAACACGGACAGTTGCTCGCGTGTGTGCACCTGTGCACGCGAACCTGTGCACGCACACAGGTGTGCACGCACAcgcacgcacgcacacacagcTCCAGTGCCACCCCCAGGGCCCTGTCCACCCGGGGGGGCACTGCGCCCGTGCCCCCCGCCCcacggccccgctcccccctcCGCCGTGGACTTGGCTGTTCTCCCGGAGCTGCTTGGCGCTATGCAAATTGCCTGGGTCGTTAATCATGTAAAAATGTCACAATTATCATATCTTTACGAGAGGCCCTAATGAAGGCGCCCGTGCTGGGTGGGGGCCGGGACGGGGCCCCCCCTCTGCGGAAGCTCCAGCTGCGGGaaaaggggtggggggggggggggggctgtgtgCGGGGCTGGTCCCCACCTCCCCCCACACCTCTGGGGGGTGCAGAGCCCCGcgtgtggggcagggatgggggggggagctggggggggctCACCTGGAAGCGCCGCATGTCCCGGGGGTTCCCCGCGTTCTNCGCCGCGTCCCCGATGCTGACGGCCAGCTGGCTGCCGAACGAGTTCACCCCCACGACGGCGCCGGGGCCGTGCGTGCCGCCGAGCGAGGAGAGCTGCGCGGGGCCGCGGGGAACGCTGTACAGAGCCTCGGCGATGTCGGCCGCGCGCTTCAAGATCAGGTCCTGGAAGGGGTGAGGGTGGACGTGTCGCCGCGGGGCCGGGTGCCGGCAtcggggtgggggggaggaagggaagcagcGGAGGGACGGGAGCGCTCCGGAACGCGGCTCCGGGCTCCGTGCGGGCGGGGGGTGGCCACGCTGTGGGGGGGGGCACCCGACTCAGAGCCTGAGGAATCCTAATGCCGAgcagatgtggggcagg
This genomic interval from Numida meleagris isolate 19003 breed g44 Domestic line unplaced genomic scaffold, NumMel1.0 unplaced_Scaffold250, whole genome shotgun sequence contains the following:
- the LOC110390940 gene encoding uncharacterized protein LOC110390940; amino-acid sequence: MRRFQVVVSTTVSVDGHVLAVSDNMFVHNNSKHGRRARRLDPSEGERPSTRTRGMHTHTHTHTHVCTRLMHTQSHARSAGRGAGSGGGVPRAWGSRPPQGSWCSPTTVCAPRGQGSPSCAPGFVPCPFVWPSTWHAPFPPVAAVRMHLLSVPLSVCLSGASRLLCPHVSPLHPCVGDIRPCPSVCTQCPPNAFAPSVRLPPSSTVPVPPSPCHVCCPSVCIHLSFQALSFL